A genomic region of Fluviispira vulneris contains the following coding sequences:
- a CDS encoding alkaline phosphatase family protein yields the protein MFIRSNKFNYFVTCLSIVTITSCQTHKNVSEMSQEKNNLASKNKIILYVWDGLRPDVLTDPKAKDLIPNLIQLAKNGVEFKNNHSSYPTFTMLNAQVFATGSNAGKSGFYGNTLYYPWRALNKNIKEQARDANGTDITSSFLEPFFTQDYKILQSIDQPQVDEPLIQVTTLMQEAQKNGLVTAVVGKSGSAFIQDYKAQGYILDEKHAWPLEFAKELQEKNISLPKYTANAYNPGQLILSENNGDPIKKDKVYYLGDVSEGTDPIKGNKSPYNAQNEYMSNIFINNIIPDKSPDLSVLWLRNPDSTEHAYGPGSSAYYDALSANDKILGKLVTKLKELNLDKKTNIIIVSDHSHSNILATKRDDENGFPQLMYDLHQLVSDENGNHKIGPATQSEKVHSKKNNEKLLITNGISVSGTIRTADLITKAKLKTKDGYLIAAYDGGDCSFNAGLSGIRKSDGQIHTSSLGYNKPDAICKDKSGKNLAFTSPAYPVPSDLSNSDKVEKIVIAPNGGTDYIYLPNHNPEVLKELTRFFQRRQEYSAIFVDDLRYKLGSHFPNGALPLSYVKLANTSGRNPDIIVSLTSNSNVIVNGLKGTEYDSTDGDWQRGNHGSFGKIDIHNTLLAFGPDFKEKTSIDLPTGNVDVAPTIATLLGLKLGQTDGRPLLEALKNSNVSESNINVTSMNLTSSAVCDLEIYHPTTHPFDFDSKVKNDFIDRDVNSYYTELNVKVLTTHNGNRYVYFDEASAKRQKGCPKVGFTQFDSEYKSKVALTD from the coding sequence ATGTTTATAAGATCGAATAAGTTTAATTATTTTGTAACATGTTTATCTATTGTAACAATTACTTCATGTCAAACTCACAAAAATGTTTCAGAAATGTCACAAGAAAAAAACAATCTTGCGTCAAAAAATAAAATTATACTTTATGTTTGGGATGGTTTGCGTCCAGATGTTTTAACCGATCCAAAAGCTAAAGATCTTATCCCTAACTTAATTCAATTAGCTAAAAATGGCGTTGAATTTAAAAATAATCATTCATCTTATCCTACATTCACAATGCTAAATGCCCAAGTTTTTGCTACGGGGAGCAATGCTGGAAAAAGCGGTTTTTATGGGAATACACTTTATTATCCATGGCGTGCTCTCAATAAAAATATTAAAGAACAAGCGCGCGATGCAAATGGAACTGATATCACAAGTTCTTTTTTAGAACCTTTTTTCACTCAAGATTATAAAATTTTACAAAGTATTGATCAGCCCCAAGTAGATGAACCCCTTATTCAGGTCACAACTCTTATGCAAGAAGCGCAAAAAAATGGACTTGTAACTGCAGTTGTCGGTAAATCAGGATCTGCATTTATCCAAGATTATAAAGCACAAGGATATATTCTAGATGAAAAGCATGCATGGCCACTTGAATTTGCAAAAGAGCTGCAAGAAAAAAATATTAGTTTACCTAAATACACAGCTAATGCATATAATCCTGGGCAACTCATTCTCTCAGAAAACAACGGAGATCCAATTAAAAAGGATAAAGTTTATTATTTAGGTGATGTAAGTGAAGGCACAGATCCAATAAAAGGTAATAAATCACCTTATAATGCACAAAATGAATATATGTCTAATATCTTTATTAATAATATAATACCTGATAAAAGCCCAGATTTAAGCGTCCTCTGGTTAAGAAATCCCGATTCAACAGAGCATGCTTATGGACCAGGCTCAAGTGCATATTATGACGCATTGTCTGCCAATGATAAAATACTAGGAAAACTTGTTACAAAACTTAAAGAGCTTAATCTAGATAAAAAAACAAATATAATAATTGTTTCAGACCATTCACATAGTAATATTTTAGCGACAAAGAGAGATGATGAAAATGGCTTTCCACAGCTTATGTATGACTTACATCAATTGGTAAGTGATGAAAATGGAAATCATAAAATCGGTCCAGCAACTCAATCTGAAAAAGTGCATTCGAAGAAAAATAATGAAAAATTATTAATTACAAATGGCATATCTGTATCTGGCACTATTCGAACTGCTGACCTCATAACTAAAGCAAAATTAAAAACAAAAGATGGTTATTTAATTGCAGCATACGACGGAGGTGATTGCAGTTTTAATGCTGGATTATCTGGAATAAGAAAATCAGATGGACAAATTCATACTTCATCTCTCGGTTACAATAAGCCAGATGCAATTTGTAAAGACAAATCTGGAAAAAATTTAGCTTTTACTTCTCCAGCATATCCTGTACCAAGTGATCTTTCTAACTCTGATAAAGTTGAAAAAATCGTGATTGCTCCCAATGGAGGTACAGATTATATTTATCTACCTAATCACAATCCAGAAGTATTAAAAGAATTGACTCGCTTTTTCCAAAGACGCCAAGAATACAGTGCTATTTTTGTTGATGATCTCAGATATAAACTCGGTTCTCATTTTCCCAATGGAGCACTGCCACTATCATATGTAAAATTAGCAAATACATCTGGTAGAAACCCAGATATCATTGTGAGCTTGACTAGTAATTCCAATGTGATTGTCAATGGTTTAAAGGGCACTGAATACGATTCGACTGATGGAGATTGGCAAAGAGGAAATCATGGTTCATTCGGCAAAATAGATATTCACAATACTTTATTAGCTTTTGGACCCGATTTTAAAGAAAAAACATCAATTGATTTACCTACTGGAAATGTTGACGTGGCGCCAACAATTGCGACTCTATTAGGCTTGAAGTTAGGGCAGACCGATGGTAGACCACTATTAGAAGCACTTAAGAATTCAAATGTGAGTGAAAGTAATATCAATGTAACAAGTATGAATTTAACATCTTCTGCTGTTTGCGATCTAGAGATATATCATCCAACAACTCATCCATTTGATTTCGATTCCAAAGTTAAAAATGATTTTATTGATCGAGATGTCAACAGCTATTATACTGAATTAAATGTTAAAG
- a CDS encoding nucleotide triphosphate diphosphatase NUDT15 — protein MKPGVGIGVILEKDQKILIGKRIGKHGNGYYSIPGGMLEAGESFLECAKREIFEETNLQIENADFFCVTNNIETFKEEGVHNISIILYCNCFTGQLKVMEADKFIDFSWVCIEKFADIPLPHFEGSELGIREYLVRKISL, from the coding sequence ATGAAACCAGGTGTAGGTATTGGAGTTATATTAGAAAAAGATCAGAAAATACTGATAGGAAAAAGAATTGGTAAGCATGGCAATGGATACTATTCTATTCCTGGTGGCATGCTTGAGGCTGGTGAAAGTTTCTTAGAGTGTGCAAAGAGAGAAATATTTGAGGAAACAAATTTACAAATCGAAAATGCAGACTTTTTTTGTGTTACTAATAATATAGAAACATTTAAAGAAGAAGGCGTGCATAATATCTCTATCATTTTATATTGTAATTGCTTTACAGGTCAGTTAAAAGTTATGGAAGCGGATAAGTTTATAGATTTTTCTTGGGTATGTATAGAAAAGTTTGCAGATATTCCCCTACCCCATTTTGAAGGGAGTGAATTGGGAATTCGAGAATATTTAGTGAGAAAGATTTCTTTATAA
- a CDS encoding MFS transporter, whose protein sequence is MRYLNLAINELDLYLDYTVFSIMAIYVLSSNSLEIGIMGTCFTAPQIIFSKTIGKAADKKATHNIRIISFSFMLIAMLLSLYIANIFFLCSIVFLKNIGRFGNSVTVSKMLLPTETSAQFYEKYGYIVNSSRICMPILCVLLYNNIGLSSLLYLSIFLNLIGLYTSIRMNVVEKSVQLAKADCAKSNGADTKISNDRLLLFAITCLILSSLSLYLSNDLISFLFMSFGASETSIGVLISVLGLGGIMGVRIAKFLFHSLSPEKVMLLALLMNSISFFLFGYATQSWPISPLLAFYVAMGFTGLASSILSLSFKTILQDRIPFARIGRATAKIQTIAAIVATTLPFLGGALAKFTNIQMPFKVSFLFFASVLCCTTFIINFYKNLLINKNQVINNY, encoded by the coding sequence GTGCGCTATTTAAACCTTGCAATCAATGAGCTCGATCTTTATCTTGACTATACAGTTTTTTCTATAATGGCAATTTATGTATTATCAAGTAATAGTTTAGAAATTGGCATTATGGGAACCTGCTTTACGGCACCTCAAATCATATTTAGTAAAACAATTGGCAAAGCTGCAGACAAAAAAGCAACCCATAACATTCGCATTATAAGTTTTTCCTTCATGCTGATCGCCATGCTCCTGTCACTGTATATTGCAAATATATTTTTTCTTTGTTCAATTGTCTTTTTAAAGAATATTGGTCGCTTTGGCAATTCTGTTACAGTCTCTAAAATGTTATTGCCTACTGAAACTTCAGCTCAATTTTATGAAAAATATGGTTATATCGTTAACTCAAGTCGAATATGCATGCCAATCCTTTGTGTATTATTATATAATAATATTGGGCTATCATCCTTACTCTATCTATCCATTTTTTTAAATTTAATTGGATTATATACATCCATCAGAATGAATGTCGTGGAAAAATCGGTACAACTTGCAAAAGCTGATTGCGCAAAAAGCAACGGTGCAGATACAAAAATCAGCAACGATAGGCTTTTATTGTTTGCTATCACATGCCTTATTTTATCTTCACTTTCTCTTTATCTAAGTAATGATCTTATATCCTTTTTATTTATGAGTTTTGGTGCATCCGAAACAAGCATTGGAGTGCTGATCTCAGTTTTAGGACTTGGAGGAATCATGGGGGTCAGGATTGCAAAATTCCTCTTTCATTCACTGAGTCCTGAAAAAGTCATGCTATTGGCTTTACTCATGAACTCAATTTCTTTTTTCCTCTTCGGCTATGCGACTCAAAGTTGGCCCATATCACCCTTGCTCGCTTTTTATGTAGCAATGGGTTTCACGGGTTTAGCTTCTAGTATTTTAAGTTTAAGTTTCAAAACCATTTTGCAAGATCGCATTCCTTTTGCTCGAATCGGCAGAGCAACAGCAAAGATTCAAACCATCGCGGCCATCGTTGCAACAACACTTCCATTTCTTGGTGGTGCACTGGCAAAGTTTACAAATATCCAAATGCCATTTAAAGTGAGTTTTTTATTCTTTGCAAGTGTGCTTTGTTGCACGACTTTCATTATTAATTTCTATAAAAATTTATTGATAAATAAAAATCAAGTCATAAATAATTATTGA
- a CDS encoding PH domain-containing protein: MALNLRENEKLKLKAKIHWLSYTFQILFGVLFTLYGLTTLASKDSHLLLSLIIGLLPLLYKMLVNYCKEYSLTNQRLYIEDGILAKTKREIPVQKINDFEINQGIIQRIFGAGNVHVLTGNDKPTILRNIKNPDDFKNNMSEITGVISQKAINPV, from the coding sequence ATGGCTTTAAATTTAAGGGAAAATGAAAAATTAAAGTTAAAAGCAAAAATACACTGGCTGTCTTATACTTTTCAAATTTTATTTGGAGTATTATTCACTTTATACGGATTAACAACCCTTGCCTCAAAAGACTCTCATTTATTATTATCTTTAATAATAGGTTTGTTACCTTTGCTTTATAAAATGTTAGTTAATTATTGTAAAGAATATTCACTTACAAATCAAAGATTATACATTGAAGATGGGATTTTAGCTAAGACAAAGAGAGAGATTCCTGTGCAAAAAATCAATGATTTTGAAATAAATCAAGGAATTATTCAAAGGATATTTGGAGCAGGGAACGTTCACGTGTTAACAGGAAATGACAAACCGACAATTTTAAGAAATATAAAAAATCCAGATGATTTTAAAAATAATATGAGTGAAATTACAGGTGTTATTTCACAAAAAGCAATAAATCCTGTATAA
- a CDS encoding amidohydrolase family protein, producing MLKKMLILSSQVLLRENSEFIICPAFIEISGIHITKVKKHTLKSYQEHKKKEKQNNQYEIHDFGDRLISPSFVNCHTHIAMCFFRAILSNRSQTKNLVEDLFFKAESHLSAADVLAFARMGVYENILNGNALIWDHYYHGISLAQACLEIGISAVISPTLQDLSGPGVALCERAFQETLTIHESSQYSNAGIFSAFGPHATDTVSENLWEQIRQAALEHNLPIHSHVAQSYEEVKRIYARHHLTPIGFLNKLKIFDENINSLLVHGIYLNKGDLKKIHRKNCALVYCPFSQMIFQFPANILEWEKYDAQWFIGTDCVASNDSMNVQKEMRFVGGFPSLNNTFGNFSKILNKKLGKENNIFIKNRIKTKILEDKFSNLNFLLNKVLSGPGNFHPHFVAGTIEKEALANLTVWETNHPCFWPPSDLLRSLSMGDTTGAIYNMCINGKWYGKNGEFTQSILESHKYKESLNEANDRLRLLIKKI from the coding sequence GTGCTAAAAAAAATGTTGATCCTCTCAAGCCAAGTTCTCCTAAGAGAAAATTCTGAGTTTATTATTTGCCCAGCTTTCATAGAAATCTCTGGTATTCATATTACCAAGGTTAAAAAACACACATTAAAATCTTATCAAGAACATAAGAAAAAAGAAAAGCAAAACAACCAATACGAAATCCATGATTTTGGCGATCGTTTGATTTCACCCTCTTTCGTTAATTGCCACACTCATATCGCAATGTGTTTCTTTAGAGCAATTTTAAGTAATAGAAGTCAAACAAAAAACTTAGTCGAAGACTTATTCTTTAAAGCAGAATCCCACTTATCAGCCGCAGATGTACTAGCATTTGCACGTATGGGCGTTTACGAAAATATTTTAAATGGCAATGCTCTTATTTGGGATCATTATTACCACGGTATTTCTTTGGCTCAAGCGTGTTTAGAGATTGGCATTAGCGCTGTAATTTCTCCAACTTTACAAGACCTGTCTGGGCCTGGTGTAGCACTTTGTGAACGTGCTTTTCAAGAGACACTCACAATTCATGAAAGTTCACAATATTCAAATGCTGGAATATTTTCTGCATTTGGTCCTCATGCAACAGATACTGTCAGTGAAAATTTATGGGAACAAATTCGACAGGCAGCTCTCGAACACAATCTACCCATACATTCGCATGTTGCTCAATCATATGAAGAAGTGAAAAGAATTTATGCACGACATCATTTAACTCCAATTGGATTTCTAAATAAACTCAAAATTTTTGATGAAAATATTAATTCATTACTTGTACATGGGATTTATTTAAATAAAGGTGATTTAAAGAAAATTCACCGAAAAAATTGTGCTCTCGTTTATTGTCCATTTTCCCAAATGATCTTTCAGTTTCCTGCAAATATTTTAGAATGGGAAAAATATGACGCACAATGGTTTATTGGAACAGATTGCGTGGCAAGCAACGACTCCATGAATGTACAAAAAGAAATGCGCTTTGTGGGCGGCTTTCCTTCTCTCAACAATACTTTTGGTAATTTTTCCAAAATATTGAATAAAAAGCTAGGCAAAGAAAATAATATATTTATAAAAAACAGGATTAAAACAAAAATACTAGAAGACAAATTTTCAAATTTAAATTTCTTATTAAATAAAGTTTTATCAGGCCCAGGAAATTTTCATCCGCATTTTGTAGCAGGGACGATTGAGAAAGAAGCATTAGCTAATCTCACTGTTTGGGAAACAAACCATCCTTGTTTCTGGCCTCCTTCAGATCTTTTAAGATCTTTAAGTATGGGTGATACAACAGGAGCTATATATAACATGTGTATAAATGGAAAATGGTATGGTAAAAATGGTGAGTTTACCCAAAGCATTCTTGAAAGCCACAAATATAAAGAGTCTTTAAATGAAGCAAATGATAGACTAAGACTCTTAATTAAAAAAATTTAA
- a CDS encoding transposase gives MRVKLYKTYGVFSNNEEFFISGRFPAKVGLRSLTKEGNMLRLMIIAPMWSKQVPLVKEFKIHFSNRIRIFTEAVFWKLRTGAPRRDLPTEFGSFSTVFNKFNRWSKLGSWARAIIKNSRRIR, from the coding sequence ATGAGAGTAAAGTTATATAAAACTTACGGAGTGTTCTCAAATAATGAAGAATTCTTTATTTCTGGCAGATTTCCTGCAAAAGTTGGATTACGAAGCCTAACAAAAGAGGGAAATATGTTGAGGCTGATGATAATAGCTCCAATGTGGTCTAAGCAAGTGCCATTGGTTAAAGAATTTAAGATTCATTTTTCAAATAGAATTAGGATTTTTACGGAAGCCGTTTTTTGGAAGCTACGAACAGGAGCTCCAAGGAGGGATCTACCAACGGAGTTTGGTTCATTTTCAACAGTATTTAATAAATTTAATCGTTGGTCAAAACTAGGAAGTTGGGCGCGAGCTATTATTAAAAATTCGAGGAGAATTAGATAA
- a CDS encoding alpha/beta fold hydrolase, with amino-acid sequence MYKIIKKKNCVFEYFQLGEHTEKIILFTDFKSSINRWNKQFIENLSKYFTVVCFNYPEIGQSKYEQIEKIEDYAKFAIDMLDLDGKDDFYFFGHSMGGYVVRSYLSLNNCPMPKAVIFNNTSPGGQKRVVLNRDIYHILNNEDSESPAYIKLMYGKNIGLDVLNESYLSRDVLNISKDVEKKQTELIMNFFKEESLYSQKISQPVCIIHGRNDQVFPLQNAYNFLPMCENITELHLTHGHHAHLTEYSDYIAKIIISFVQDLKKFNLKI; translated from the coding sequence ATGTACAAGATTATAAAGAAAAAGAACTGCGTATTTGAATATTTTCAACTTGGAGAGCATACAGAAAAAATTATTTTATTTACAGATTTTAAATCGAGTATAAACCGATGGAATAAGCAATTTATAGAAAATTTATCGAAATATTTTACAGTGGTTTGTTTTAATTATCCTGAAATTGGTCAGTCCAAATATGAACAAATTGAAAAAATTGAAGACTACGCAAAATTTGCCATAGATATGCTTGATTTGGATGGAAAAGATGATTTTTACTTTTTTGGTCACTCAATGGGAGGATATGTTGTTCGATCTTATCTATCTTTAAACAATTGCCCTATGCCAAAAGCAGTTATTTTTAATAATACTTCACCAGGTGGGCAAAAGAGAGTTGTGTTAAATAGAGATATTTATCATATCCTTAATAATGAAGATTCTGAAAGTCCAGCATATATAAAACTTATGTATGGTAAAAATATTGGGCTTGATGTTTTAAATGAATCTTATTTGTCTAGAGATGTGTTAAATATATCAAAAGACGTAGAAAAGAAGCAAACTGAACTTATCATGAACTTTTTCAAAGAAGAGAGTTTATATTCACAAAAAATATCTCAACCTGTCTGTATTATTCACGGGCGAAATGATCAGGTTTTCCCTCTACAAAATGCATATAATTTTTTACCAATGTGTGAAAATATAACTGAATTGCATTTAACTCATGGTCATCATGCTCATCTCACTGAATATTCAGATTATATTGCGAAGATTATAATTTCATTTGTGCAGGATTTAAAAAAATTTAATTTAAAAATTTAA
- the pnp gene encoding polyribonucleotide nucleotidyltransferase: MFKITEKSVKIGDDQIHIETGRIARQAGGSVLITCGGTQVLVSATAAKQAQATASFFPLSVDYIEKFYSAGRIPGGYIKRETRPSDREILTSRLIDRPIRPLFPETYLVETQVIATVVSLDPKVSPAQLAILGASCALHISDIPFAGPVAGVRVGFKNGKYLINPPEAELPESDLDLVVAGTSEAILMVEAAVNFLSEEQVLEAIEIGHKEIKKLCAVQEEIRSICGKEKRAVPSAPENADMKATLAKKYAKPLRDAYAIAGKAERKSEIDKIKQEAKAALVEEGNAESEKAFSYLFEMQEYKTLRTSIIKDNRRVDGRSTKDIRNIDCQTSVLKRTHGSALFTRGETQSLGVVTLGTSDDSQKSESIMNVLEEKTFMLHYNMPGYSVGEVKRLGSPARREVGHGNLAERALKAALPARNRFPYSIRIVSEITESNGSSSMASVCSGTLSMLDAGVPLKEPIAGIAMGLILEGKEFAILSDILGDEDHLGDMDFKVAGSKSGITALQMDIKIEGISMEILRQALAQAKEGRTHILDRMLHTIARPNDLSQLAPRIEQIKIKPERVRDLIGPGGKNIKKIVADTGCKLEVNDEGIVSVASTDGTAAAKAKRMINYLTTDPEIGEIYLGIVKKTADFGAFVEIKPGIEGLVHISQLAATRVNKTEEVVKEGDEIMVKVIELDRTGRIKLSRKDAIGKTPSNEGTRPWVL; the protein is encoded by the coding sequence ATGTTCAAAATTACAGAAAAGTCCGTCAAAATTGGCGACGACCAAATCCACATTGAAACAGGTCGCATTGCTCGCCAAGCTGGCGGATCTGTTCTTATCACTTGCGGTGGTACACAAGTCCTTGTCTCTGCAACTGCAGCAAAACAAGCACAAGCGACAGCTTCATTTTTCCCTTTATCAGTAGATTATATAGAAAAGTTTTATTCTGCTGGCCGTATACCTGGCGGGTATATTAAGAGAGAAACAAGACCATCTGACCGCGAGATTCTTACCAGTCGTCTGATTGACCGCCCTATCCGCCCTCTTTTTCCAGAAACTTATCTTGTTGAGACACAGGTTATTGCCACAGTTGTCTCTCTTGACCCTAAAGTTTCCCCTGCACAACTCGCTATTCTTGGTGCAAGCTGCGCTCTGCATATTTCAGACATTCCTTTTGCTGGACCTGTGGCAGGAGTGCGCGTTGGTTTTAAAAATGGAAAATACCTAATTAACCCTCCTGAAGCAGAGCTACCTGAAAGCGATCTCGATCTTGTTGTTGCCGGAACAAGCGAAGCCATTTTAATGGTTGAAGCCGCAGTTAATTTTCTCTCAGAAGAACAAGTTCTTGAAGCTATTGAAATTGGTCACAAAGAAATTAAAAAACTCTGTGCTGTACAAGAAGAAATACGTTCAATTTGCGGAAAAGAAAAAAGAGCTGTGCCAAGCGCGCCAGAAAATGCTGATATGAAAGCAACTCTCGCTAAAAAATATGCAAAACCACTCCGTGATGCATATGCAATTGCAGGAAAAGCTGAACGTAAAAGCGAAATAGACAAAATCAAGCAAGAAGCAAAAGCTGCTCTTGTTGAAGAAGGAAATGCTGAATCTGAAAAAGCATTTAGTTACCTTTTCGAAATGCAAGAATATAAAACCTTACGCACAAGTATTATTAAAGACAATAGACGTGTTGATGGGCGTTCAACAAAAGATATACGCAATATCGATTGTCAAACGAGTGTATTAAAAAGAACGCATGGTTCAGCGCTCTTTACCCGTGGTGAAACTCAATCCCTTGGTGTAGTTACTTTAGGAACCAGCGATGATTCGCAAAAAAGCGAATCAATTATGAATGTTCTTGAAGAAAAAACTTTCATGCTTCATTACAATATGCCGGGCTATTCCGTAGGTGAAGTCAAACGCTTAGGCTCTCCAGCTCGCCGTGAAGTGGGACATGGAAACTTAGCCGAAAGAGCTCTTAAAGCCGCTCTCCCAGCACGCAATCGTTTTCCTTATTCTATCCGTATCGTTTCTGAAATCACAGAAAGCAATGGTTCAAGTTCAATGGCTTCTGTCTGCTCAGGCACACTTTCCATGCTCGACGCTGGCGTTCCTCTAAAAGAACCTATTGCTGGTATTGCAATGGGCCTTATTTTAGAAGGCAAAGAATTTGCAATCCTTTCTGACATTTTAGGCGACGAAGATCACCTAGGAGATATGGATTTTAAAGTTGCTGGAAGTAAATCAGGAATAACAGCTTTGCAAATGGATATTAAAATCGAAGGAATTTCCATGGAAATTCTTAGACAAGCCCTTGCCCAAGCTAAAGAAGGTCGTACACATATTCTTGACAGAATGCTCCATACAATTGCGCGTCCAAACGATTTAAGTCAATTGGCTCCACGCATTGAACAGATTAAAATTAAACCTGAAAGAGTGCGTGATCTCATTGGCCCAGGTGGTAAAAACATTAAGAAAATCGTTGCTGATACAGGTTGTAAACTCGAAGTCAACGATGAAGGCATCGTGAGCGTTGCATCGACAGATGGAACTGCTGCTGCAAAAGCAAAACGCATGATCAACTATCTAACCACTGACCCAGAAATTGGCGAAATTTATCTTGGAATTGTCAAGAAAACTGCTGATTTTGGCGCATTTGTTGAAATTAAACCTGGAATTGAAGGCCTCGTACATATTTCACAATTGGCTGCAACACGCGTTAATAAAACTGAAGAAGTTGTTAAAGAAGGCGATGAAATCATGGTTAAAGTCATCGAACTCGATCGCACTGGCCGCATAAAGTTGAGCCGCAAGGATGCAATTGGCAAAACACCTTCCAACGAAGGAACGCGCCCTTGGGTTTTATAG